Below is a window of Microbacterium saperdae DNA.
TCGGCGATGCGGTTCAGGAACTGGGCGCGGATGATGCATCCGCCGCGCCAGATCTTGCTGATGGCGCCGAGATCGATGTTCCAGTCGTATTCGGCGGCACCGGCACGGATCTCGTCGAAGCCCTGCGAGTACGCGACGATCTTCGACGCGTACAGGGCCAGGCGCACGTCCTCGATGAACGCGTCCGGGTCGGCGACCGTGAACGCCTCGTCGGGGCCGGGAAGGGCTCCGGCGACGGCGCGCTGTTCCGGGTGGGACGACAGCGAGCGGGCGAAGGTGGCCTCGGCGATGCCGGAGACGGGCACGCCGAGGGCGAGCGCGGTCTGCACGGTCCATGCGCCGGTGCCCTTGGCGCCGGCCTGGTCCAGGATCACGTCGACCAGCGGCTCGCCGGTGGACGCGTCGACCTGGCGGAGCACCTCGGCGGTGATCTCGATCAGGTAGGACTCCAGCTCGCCCCGGTTCCATTCGGCGAAGATCTCTGCGATCTCGGCGGGGGTCTTGCCGGTGCCGCGACGGATCAGGTCGTACGCCTCGGCGATCAGCTGCATGTCGGCGTACTCGATGCCGTTGTGGACCATCTTCACGAAGTGTCCGGCACCGTCGTGACCGACGTGGGTGACGCACGGCTCGCCTTCGGCGACCGCCGCGATGGACTTCAGGATCGGGCCGAGCGTGACCCAGGACTCGTCCGAGCCGCCGGGCATGATCGAGGGGCCGAGCAGAGCACCCTCCTCGCCACCGGAGATCCCGGCGCCGACGAAGTTGATGCCCGTCTCACGCACCGCCTTCTCGCGGCGGATCGTGTCGGGGAAGTACGCGTTGCCACCGTCGACGATGATGTCGCCGGGCTCGAACACCTCGACCAGCGAGTCGATCACGGCGTCGGTGGGACCGCCGGCCTTGACCATGATGATCGCGGTGCGCGGCTTCTGCAGGCTGTCCGCGAACTCCTGGTAGGTCTGCGCGGGCGCGAACCCGGCCTCCGGGTGCGCGTCGAGAAGCGACTGCGTCTTCTCATAGCTGCGGTTGAAGATCGCCACGGTGTTGCCCTCGCGGCTCGCGAGGTTGCGGGCGAGGTTCGACCCCATGACGGCGAGTCCGACGACTCCGATGTTCGCTGATGCTTCGGGCACAGATGGCTCCTCGATCGTGAAGAAGGGTTGCTTTCAGCGT
It encodes the following:
- the gndA gene encoding NADP-dependent phosphogluconate dehydrogenase, with product MPEASANIGVVGLAVMGSNLARNLASREGNTVAIFNRSYEKTQSLLDAHPEAGFAPAQTYQEFADSLQKPRTAIIMVKAGGPTDAVIDSLVEVFEPGDIIVDGGNAYFPDTIRREKAVRETGINFVGAGISGGEEGALLGPSIMPGGSDESWVTLGPILKSIAAVAEGEPCVTHVGHDGAGHFVKMVHNGIEYADMQLIAEAYDLIRRGTGKTPAEIAEIFAEWNRGELESYLIEITAEVLRQVDASTGEPLVDVILDQAGAKGTGAWTVQTALALGVPVSGIAEATFARSLSSHPEQRAVAGALPGPDEAFTVADPDAFIEDVRLALYASKIVAYSQGFDEIRAGAAEYDWNIDLGAISKIWRGGCIIRAQFLNRIADAYAAEPALPVLLTAPYFTEAITRAQAAWRRVVVAAAQAGIPAPAFSSSLSYYDGIRADRLPAALVQGQRDFFGAHTYKRIDKPGTFHTQWSGDRTEIEAEDTH